A genomic stretch from Coregonus clupeaformis isolate EN_2021a chromosome 23, ASM2061545v1, whole genome shotgun sequence includes:
- the LOC121536523 gene encoding nuclear receptor subfamily 0 group B member 1-like, whose product MTTLEGCHCRGDGGQNNNNSILYNILKNDSLATTEEPTSQPQHRKQHQAVKVPSCASLSSSCSSASSSSSRLELRQQQACSCGSSPRRGSLRSPQVTCKAASAVLVKTLRFVKNVQCFRELPEDDQLLLVRNGWAPLLVLGLAQDRVDFETMETAEPSMLQRILTSGCVSQGGLMDREVEREQSAGTPGVSLADIQGIKAFLKKCWGLDISTKEYAYLKGAVLFNSDLPGLCYVNYIQSLRREAHQALNEHVKLIHRDDTTRFAKLLIALAMLMAISPPVVAQLFFKPIIGAVNMEEVLLEMFYGK is encoded by the exons ATGACCACTCTGGAGGGCTGCCACTGTCGGGGCGACGGGGGGCAAAACAATAACAACAGCATCCTGTACAACATACTGAAGAACGACAGCCTCGCGACCACGGAGGAACCAACATCACAACCACAACACCGCAAACAGCACCAAGCGGTCAAGGTCCCCTCCTgtgcctccctctcctcctcatgtTCATctgcttcttcctcttcttcgaGGCTTGAGCTCAGGCAGCAACAGGCTTGCTCTTGCGGCTCCTCGCCGCGACGGGGGTCTCTCCGGTCCCCGCAGGTGACCTGCAAAGCCGCATCGGCAGTCCTCGTGAAGACTCTGCGATTTGTAAAGAACGTGCAGTGTTTCCGCGAGCTGCCCGAGGATGACCAGCTGCTGCTCGTTCGGAACGGCTGGGCGCCGCTGCTCGTGCTGGGCCTCGCGCAGGACCGGGTGGACTTCGAGACCATGGAGACAGCGGAACCTAGCATGTTGCAGCGGATCCTGACCAGTGGCTGTGTCAGCCAAGGCGGCTTAATGGACAGAGAGGTTGAGCGGGAGCAGAGCGCGGGAACACCGGGGGTCTCTCTCGCGGATATCCAGGGCATCAAAGCGTTCCTGAAAAAGTGTTGGGGTTTGGACATCAGTACCAAGGAATATGCCTACCTCAAAGGAGCCGTGCTCTTCAACTCAG aTCTCCCAGGTCTGTGCTACGTCAACTACATCCAGTCACTGCGGCGCGAGGCCCACCAGGCGCTCAACGAGCATGTGAAGCTGATCCACCGGGACGACACCACGCGCTTCGCCAAACTGCTCATCGCCCTGGCCATGCTGATGGCCATCAGCCCCCCGGTGGTGGCACAGCTCTTCTTCAAGCCCATCATTGGAGCCGTCAACATGGAGGAGGTCCTGCTGGAGATGTTCTATGGGAAGTAG